One part of the Anguilla anguilla isolate fAngAng1 chromosome 11, fAngAng1.pri, whole genome shotgun sequence genome encodes these proteins:
- the LOC118208364 gene encoding caveolin-2-like: MMREDSLEETQIKLDDVEIPLEDDVVSTQSDTRPLLNERDPRGVNECLKVSFEDVIAEPQSVRSTDKVWICSHTLFEVSRVWLYRIFTTLLAVPVSLISGILFAILTCLHIWLIMPCVQILLLNTRCPRTLWNSVLEVFISPLFRSIGKCCSAVGIHLTRK; this comes from the exons ATGATGAGGGAAGACTCTTTAGAGGAGACCCAGATCAAATTGGATGACGTGGAGATTCCCCTGGAGGACGATGTGGTCTCCACACAGAGCGACACCAGGCCACTGCTCAATGAGAGAGACCCTCGCGGAGTCAATGAGTGCCTCAAG GTCTCCTTTGAGGATGTGATTGCTGAGCCACAGTCAGTGCGGAGCACTGACAAGGTTTGGATCTGCAGCCATACCCTGTTTGAAGTCTCCAGGGTGTGGCTCTACAGGATCTTTACCACCTTGCTTGCTGTGCCTGTATCTCTGATCAGTGGCATACTCTTTGCCATCCTGACCTGCCTCCATATATG GCTCATCATGCCATGTGTGCAGATCCTCCTCCTGAACACGCGGTGCCCGCGCACCCTGTGGAACAGCGTGCTGGAGGTGTTCATCTCACCACTCTTCAGGAGCATAGGGAAGTGCTGCTCAGCCGTCGGCATCCACCTGACGCGGAAGTGA